One window of Neptuniibacter halophilus genomic DNA carries:
- a CDS encoding PAS domain-containing protein, which translates to MSGQGSTDVREVVIDYFDGTSRTATICDREVPYPEGKLIVSRTDTKGIITHANQAFIDMSGYEHEELIGQNHYILRHPDMPAVAFAGLWETIESGNKWHGYVKNLRKDGAYYWVKATVIPNIRNGEVVGYTSVRRKPSRSKIAESEALYKTLMQG; encoded by the coding sequence ATGTCAGGACAGGGGAGTACTGATGTTCGTGAAGTGGTGATCGATTATTTTGATGGCACCTCACGAACAGCCACCATTTGCGATCGGGAAGTGCCTTATCCCGAAGGTAAACTGATCGTATCCCGTACCGATACTAAAGGAATTATCACTCACGCGAATCAGGCGTTTATTGATATGTCTGGTTACGAGCATGAGGAACTGATCGGTCAGAACCACTATATTCTTCGTCATCCGGATATGCCGGCGGTGGCATTTGCCGGATTATGGGAAACCATCGAATCAGGTAATAAATGGCACGGTTACGTAAAAAACCTGCGTAAAGACGGGGCCTATTACTGGGTCAAAGCCACCGTGATTCCGAATATCCGTAACGGTGAAGTTGTCGGCTATACCTCTGTCAGGCGAAAACCATCGCGCAGCAAGATTGCTGAAAGCGAGGCTCTCTACAAAACCTTGATGCAGGGGTAA
- the cysB gene encoding HTH-type transcriptional regulator CysB codes for MKLQQLRYIWEVARHDLNVSATAQSLYTSQPGISKQIRLLEDELGVEVFARSGKHLTRVTPAGQAILTVAGEILQKVESIKQVAQEFSDERKGSLDVATTHTQARYALPHTITGFMKEYPDVSLHMHQGTPMQISEMAADGSVDFAIATEAMAHFSDLIMMPCYRWNRSVVVPKDHPLTQVSRLTLADLAAQPIVTYVFGFTGRSKLDDAFLNEGLEPKVVFTAVDSDVIKTYVRLGLGVGIIATMAFDPQQDSDLVALDASHLFEPSTTKIGFRKGTFLRGYMYDFIQRFAPHLTPDVVRQVQECSNRNEVDELFAHVKLPDL; via the coding sequence ATGAAACTGCAGCAATTGCGTTATATCTGGGAAGTCGCGCGTCATGATCTTAATGTGTCGGCTACAGCCCAGAGCCTGTACACCTCGCAACCGGGGATTAGTAAGCAGATTCGCCTGTTGGAAGATGAGCTGGGCGTTGAGGTTTTTGCCCGAAGTGGTAAGCACCTGACACGGGTAACCCCGGCCGGGCAGGCCATACTGACCGTCGCGGGCGAGATTCTGCAGAAAGTGGAGAGTATCAAGCAGGTTGCTCAGGAGTTCAGTGATGAACGTAAGGGTAGTCTGGATGTTGCCACTACACATACCCAGGCTCGCTATGCGTTGCCCCATACCATCACCGGCTTTATGAAAGAGTATCCGGATGTCTCTTTGCATATGCATCAGGGCACACCGATGCAGATCTCCGAGATGGCGGCGGACGGTTCAGTCGATTTTGCGATTGCAACGGAAGCGATGGCGCATTTTTCTGATCTGATCATGATGCCCTGTTACCGCTGGAACCGCTCAGTCGTGGTACCTAAAGATCATCCGCTGACTCAGGTTTCCCGGTTGACGCTGGCTGACCTTGCGGCTCAGCCCATAGTGACTTACGTCTTCGGTTTCACCGGGCGGTCTAAGCTTGATGATGCTTTCCTCAATGAAGGGCTCGAACCCAAGGTGGTGTTTACGGCGGTGGATTCCGACGTCATCAAAACCTATGTTCGTTTGGGGCTAGGGGTTGGGATTATTGCGACCATGGCTTTTGATCCGCAACAGGACAGTGATCTGGTGGCGCTGGATGCCAGTCATCTGTTTGAGCCGAGCACTACCAAAATTGGTTTTCGTAAAGGAACCTTTCTGCGGGGTTATATGTATGATTTTATTCAGCGCTTTGCGCCGCATCTGACGCCGGATGTGGTACGTCAGGTTCAGGAGTGTTCTAACCGCAATGAGGTGGATGAGCTGTTTGCGCATGTGAAGCTTCCGGATTTGTAA
- a CDS encoding phosphate/phosphite/phosphonate ABC transporter substrate-binding protein yields MTFNLTVSPDFAPDHISGWFIFNTWLQRQLNHQVHLELYDSFEEQREAIKAGQYDLVYANPFDASMLVRELGFRAVVRPLQKSDETIIAAHAESEINCVEDLKPGAQLVATDDPDVNRIGMIMLEPADLDQDNTRLNTVDSYVIVARHLLNRQAEAGFFLKDAYDELSELIRKQMKVLVSSEISVVHHALLVGPRLQKVIPQLQQRLVAMSQDEKGRGVLESMNLLGWEVMTEEETEFMIDLIDTLID; encoded by the coding sequence GTGACGTTTAATCTGACGGTCAGCCCTGACTTTGCGCCTGACCACATCTCCGGTTGGTTTATCTTTAACACTTGGTTGCAGCGGCAGTTGAATCATCAGGTGCATTTAGAGCTCTATGACAGTTTTGAAGAGCAGCGCGAGGCGATTAAAGCCGGGCAGTATGATCTGGTGTATGCGAACCCGTTTGATGCATCGATGCTGGTACGTGAGCTTGGTTTCAGGGCGGTGGTCAGGCCGCTGCAAAAATCCGATGAAACCATTATTGCGGCTCATGCAGAATCGGAAATCAATTGTGTTGAGGACCTGAAGCCGGGTGCTCAGTTGGTAGCGACCGATGATCCGGACGTTAACCGCATTGGCATGATTATGCTGGAACCTGCGGACCTTGATCAGGATAACACCCGGTTAAATACCGTGGACAGTTATGTGATTGTTGCCCGCCACCTGCTGAATCGTCAGGCCGAGGCCGGGTTCTTTCTCAAAGATGCCTATGACGAGTTATCTGAACTGATCCGCAAGCAGATGAAAGTGCTGGTCAGCAGCGAAATCAGCGTAGTACATCATGCTTTGCTGGTGGGGCCGCGACTGCAAAAAGTCATTCCTCAGTTGCAGCAGCGTTTAGTGGCGATGTCTCAGGATGAGAAAGGCCGCGGCGTGCTTGAAAGTATGAATCTGCTCGGTTGGGAAGTGATGACTGAGGAAGAAACGGAATTTATGATCGATCTGATTGATACCCTGATTGACTGA
- the acnB gene encoding bifunctional aconitate hydratase 2/2-methylisocitrate dehydratase codes for MLEAYRKHVEERAAEGVPPKPLDADQTAALVELVKNPPAGEEEFLLDLLTNRVPAGVDQAAYVKAGFLAAVTKGEAESPLLDKVKATELLGTMLGGYNIQPLIDCLDNDELAATAAKALSYTLLMFDAFYDVKEKADAGNEYAKQIMQSWADAEWFTSKPEVAEKITVTVFKVPGETNTDDLSPAPDAFTRPDIPLHANAMLKMAREGIEPEVQGVKGPISQIEAVKAKGHPVAYVGDVVGTGSSRKSATNSVLWFFGDDIPAVPNKRAGGYCFGGKIAPIFFNTMEDAGALPIEMDVTNMNMGDVIDVYPYEGKAVNAETGETLCEFSLKTPVLLDEVRAGGRIPLIIGRGLTTKAREALGLPVSDLFRTPEQPADTGKGYSLAQKMVGKACGVDGIRPGTYCEPKMTTVGSQDTTGPMTRDELKDLACLGFSADLTMQSFCHTAAYPKPVDVQTHHTLPDFIMNRGGVSLRPGDGVIHSWLNRMLLPDTVGTGGDSHTRFPIGISFPAGSGLVAFAAATGVMPLDMPESVLVRFKGDKLQPGVTLRDLVNAIPYYAIKQGLLTVAKAGKKNIFSGRILEIEGLPDLKVEQAFELSDSAAERSAAACSIKLNEAPIREYLNSNITMLKWMIAEGYGDPRTIERRIKGMEEWLAKPELLEADADAEYAAVIEIDLADVKEPIVACPNDPDDVKLLSEVAGDKIDEVFIGSCMTNIGHFRAAGKLLDAAGSAVPTRMWIAPPTKMDAAQLTEEGYYNIFGKAGARMEMPGCSLCMGNQARVADNSTVVSTSTRNFPNRLGTGANVYLASAELASVAALIGKLPTPAEYLEYANKLDTMADDVYRYLNFDQIQSYQDVAATVIPTVEA; via the coding sequence GTGCTTGAAGCTTATCGTAAACATGTAGAAGAACGCGCCGCAGAAGGCGTGCCACCTAAGCCACTGGATGCTGACCAGACTGCTGCTCTGGTTGAGCTGGTTAAAAATCCTCCTGCTGGCGAAGAAGAATTCCTGCTGGACCTGCTGACCAATCGTGTACCTGCAGGTGTTGACCAGGCTGCTTATGTAAAAGCAGGTTTCCTGGCAGCAGTGACTAAAGGCGAAGCCGAGTCCCCACTGCTGGACAAAGTAAAGGCAACTGAACTGCTGGGCACTATGCTGGGTGGTTACAATATCCAGCCTCTGATCGACTGCCTGGACAATGACGAACTGGCAGCAACTGCCGCTAAAGCACTGTCCTACACTCTGCTGATGTTTGACGCGTTCTACGACGTTAAAGAGAAAGCAGATGCTGGCAATGAATACGCCAAGCAGATCATGCAGTCCTGGGCTGACGCTGAATGGTTCACTTCTAAGCCGGAAGTGGCTGAGAAAATCACCGTTACTGTATTTAAGGTACCGGGTGAGACCAACACCGACGACCTGTCCCCTGCTCCTGATGCATTCACTCGCCCTGACATCCCACTGCACGCAAATGCGATGCTGAAGATGGCTCGCGAAGGCATCGAGCCTGAAGTACAGGGCGTTAAAGGCCCGATCTCACAGATCGAAGCCGTTAAAGCAAAAGGCCACCCGGTTGCCTATGTAGGCGATGTGGTAGGTACAGGTTCTTCCCGTAAGTCCGCAACCAACTCTGTGCTGTGGTTCTTCGGCGATGATATCCCGGCGGTTCCTAACAAGCGCGCTGGCGGTTACTGCTTCGGCGGCAAGATCGCACCAATCTTCTTCAACACCATGGAAGATGCAGGCGCTCTGCCAATCGAAATGGACGTTACCAACATGAACATGGGTGACGTTATCGATGTATACCCATATGAAGGTAAAGCCGTTAACGCTGAAACCGGCGAAACCCTGTGCGAGTTCTCTCTGAAAACGCCTGTTCTGCTGGATGAAGTACGTGCCGGCGGCCGTATCCCTCTGATTATCGGCCGTGGTCTGACCACTAAAGCCCGTGAAGCACTGGGCCTGCCTGTTTCTGACCTGTTCCGTACACCAGAACAGCCTGCTGATACTGGCAAAGGCTACTCTCTGGCACAGAAAATGGTTGGTAAAGCGTGTGGCGTAGACGGTATCCGCCCGGGTACTTACTGTGAACCAAAAATGACCACAGTAGGTTCTCAGGACACCACCGGCCCAATGACCCGTGACGAACTGAAAGACCTGGCATGCCTGGGCTTCTCTGCGGATCTGACCATGCAGTCTTTCTGTCACACTGCCGCTTACCCTAAGCCAGTTGACGTTCAGACTCACCACACTCTGCCGGACTTCATCATGAACCGCGGCGGTGTTTCTCTGCGCCCGGGTGATGGTGTAATCCACTCCTGGCTGAACCGCATGCTGCTGCCTGATACCGTGGGTACCGGTGGTGACTCTCACACCCGTTTCCCAATCGGCATCTCCTTCCCGGCAGGCTCCGGTCTGGTAGCGTTTGCTGCGGCAACTGGCGTAATGCCACTGGATATGCCTGAGTCTGTTCTGGTTCGCTTCAAAGGCGACAAACTGCAGCCAGGCGTTACACTGCGTGATCTGGTAAACGCAATTCCATACTACGCGATCAAGCAGGGTCTGCTGACCGTTGCTAAAGCGGGTAAGAAGAACATCTTCTCCGGCCGTATTCTGGAGATTGAAGGTCTGCCAGATCTGAAGGTAGAACAGGCATTCGAACTGTCTGACTCTGCTGCCGAGCGTTCCGCAGCGGCCTGCTCCATCAAACTGAATGAAGCGCCGATCCGTGAATACCTGAACTCCAACATCACCATGCTGAAATGGATGATTGCGGAAGGTTACGGCGACCCACGTACTATCGAGCGCCGCATCAAGGGCATGGAAGAGTGGCTGGCTAAGCCAGAACTGCTGGAAGCTGACGCAGACGCTGAATACGCAGCCGTGATCGAAATCGATCTGGCTGACGTTAAAGAGCCGATCGTTGCCTGCCCGAACGACCCGGATGACGTTAAGCTGCTGTCTGAAGTTGCTGGCGACAAGATCGACGAAGTATTCATCGGTTCTTGTATGACTAACATCGGTCACTTCCGTGCTGCCGGTAAACTGCTGGATGCCGCTGGCTCTGCTGTACCGACCCGCATGTGGATTGCTCCACCAACCAAGATGGACGCAGCCCAGCTGACTGAAGAAGGTTATTACAACATCTTCGGTAAAGCCGGTGCCCGCATGGAGATGCCAGGTTGTTCCCTGTGTATGGGTAACCAGGCACGTGTAGCTGACAACTCTACCGTTGTTTCTACTTCTACACGTAACTTCCCTAACCGTCTGGGTACAGGCGCTAACGTATACCTGGCTTCTGCTGAGCTGGCATCCGTTGCTGCACTGATCGGCAAGCTGCCAACGCCTGCGGAATACCTGGAATACGCAAACAAACTGGATACGATGGCAGACGACGTTTACCGTTACCTGAACTTCGACCAGATCCAGAGCTACCAGGACGTAGCCGCAACGGTTATCCCAACCGTTGAAGCTTAA
- a CDS encoding roadblock/LC7 domain-containing protein, with product MRSEMLTSILSDLNGTSAEIEASAVISTDGLMIAALLPAGMDEDRVGAMSAAMLSLGDRTSQELARGELEQVLVKGDNGYILMTHANDESVLTVVAKPNARLGLIFLDVKRAAEAIGKIL from the coding sequence ATGCGCTCAGAAATGTTGACCTCTATCCTGAGTGACTTGAATGGGACTTCAGCCGAAATTGAAGCGTCCGCAGTCATCTCAACCGATGGTCTGATGATCGCGGCACTTCTTCCGGCAGGCATGGATGAGGATCGTGTTGGTGCAATGAGTGCAGCTATGCTTTCGTTGGGTGATCGTACCTCTCAGGAGCTCGCCCGGGGTGAGCTGGAGCAGGTGCTGGTGAAAGGTGATAACGGCTATATCCTGATGACGCATGCGAATGACGAATCAGTGCTGACGGTTGTTGCCAAACCTAACGCCCGTCTTGGATTGATTTTCCTTGATGTGAAGCGTGCCGCAGAAGCGATCGGCAAGATCCTTTAA